The Rattus norvegicus strain BN/NHsdMcwi chromosome 2, GRCr8, whole genome shotgun sequence nucleotide sequence GTTTACAAAGTACTGAATAAAACTAACTACTACAAAACCATGGATCATTTCTTTAGAGTGGTCTTTAGAACAACAGACGTTTGATGTGTGCTTACGTTTCCCTTACAGGACGTAGGGTGTGGAGTGTCGCTGCCAGAAACTAACTGGACCATGTGTCTGGATCTGAACTACTGATAGTCTCAATTCCAACAGAAGACATCTTGAAATAGGGACTGTGTGGTTCATGCTTATAGCCTGGTCTGGTCACTACTAGAAAGCTGGAGAACCAGAATTCCCTTCAGGTCACTAGGGCAACAGGCCCAAGTAACCAGTCAACTACCAGGACTACTGTCATTGTTGAACGCCTAAATGTTGCTATGACTACTGAAACCTTGGTGACCAAACTAAACAGGAAGGAGAGCCTTCCCAGTGTCCCTAGACTTAGCAAGCGTGTCTACAGTAGATATGTCTATAGAGAAAATGACAAAAGTAGAAGAGGTATGGAGGGTTGGAAGGAGGGTTGGAAGTTGGTAGAGGAGTTTCCCATGATATGGTTTCCCGGTTTTTACCCAAAGTACAGCACACTTGAGAAAGGCCCTTGGAAGTGTAAGGGAGAATTAGCAAAATAGGGGAAACTGCTTCTGTAACAGAGTGGCTGTTGACATAACTCTCCTGAGGTCCCTGTATTTTCCTTTTAGTCTGTTCTGAGGTGTGTGGAACCACTCGCTTCTGGGAAACTGACTACCAGATTCCTCAAAAGTGACCCTGGGGTCCGGTTTTAGTAATCTAGGAGATCAACAGAGCTCCCTTCTCTTGCAGAATTTGCAGAGAGCCGTGACACTTAAGAAGACTGTCAACAGGTAATCtgttcccatctcctcccatcaGTTTGTCTTTTCTACTCCTTTCTGTGAGCCAAAacacagagcagagaggaagcagcTTTGTTCTCACAGCAGAGGAGAGAGCGTGTTGATGCTGGGGAGACGAGCCTTTCTGTTCCTGATTCCCATTCCCTGCAGAAAATGCACAAgaatttgttgttttgtgtttcttgcCTGGCTTTGTAGTAAGTGTATGCATCAGGTATTTCAACAGTTGATAAACAAGTGACAGTCCCTGGAAGACTGAACTGTAGATTTCACCTGCTAAGATTCTGATGTTTGTGGCACCGCAGTGTATTGATTCCAGGGCTTTGTGCGTGGAAGCATTCTGCCACTAGCTATACCTCCAACCctaagctttaaaaaagaaagaaaatgctggcAGAGGCAACACAGTGGGGCTCATTCCTATAATCTCATATTCCTATAACCtcatgagtctgaggtcagcctaagCTACCTTGTGATTGATAGACTCTCAACCCCAATGGTAGGCCCCATTTGGTGGTATTTGCTCTTTATTTCAACACTAGGGGGTAGAAGCAGGGGGCTCTCTTGAATTTGTATCTAAACTAGTCCACATAATTCAGGGAATCAGGACTATATAGTGAAACGCCTTTTAAAAGAGGGCACAGATAGACTCCTTACCTAGCTTGCACAGAACCTTGGATTTATTTTCCAACAGATAGGGGTATCAGAAGTTCAGGGTGTTAGCTACATTGTGATTTGGAGCCCAGTTTGGGCTACctaaaaacatgttttgtttttttagttgcTACCCTGTAGTGGTGCATAACCTTTAAACCCAGGACTCTGGATACAAAGGCAGGTtctaggactacacagtgaaaccctgtctgaaataaAGGGCTGGCGGGGAGGTGAGGGGTGGTAGGAACAATGTACTATAACAGTTAATAGATCTGCCTCTGACTATTCATGGTAAAGATTGCATAACAGTGCACTTACATACTAGATTCTAAATCAGTTCAAAGTAACCATATTAGGAAGGGTTTGTCTTTACTACTAACTCACTCGTTTAACTCCTTCCCCTAAACCTGGGACAGGTGGCAGAATTTTCATACTCAATGTTTGTGGCAGATGACATTGGACCAACGGAGAAACCTGTATGCTACCCTAAGGATGCAGGACACTATGGAACAGGAATTAGCACTGTCCAACAAACAGCTCCTGCTGGTGAGTTTAGGAGCACCACCTGGAGTCTTCCCCTTTCCCACTCACTCTATGTTCCTGCTAGCCAGGGTATCTTGAcctaactgattttttttttcattattttatcaaAACATTAACATCAAATGTCAAAGCTCTTTTCAGTAAGTGATTATTTTTCAGTTTGCAGATGCTACTCTTTTAGTTTTGGCTTATTAAAGCTTTgttttcggggctggagagatggctcagcagttaagagcactgactgctcttccagaggtcctgagttcaattcccagcaaccacataggggctcacaactgtctgtaatgagatctaatgccctcttctggtgtttctgaagacagctacagtgtattcatacacataaaataaataaataaatatatatatatatatatatattttttttaagatttgtttaaagGCAAGCCTCcctgaactcagagctccacctgcctcctgcatgctgggattaaaatgcGCCACTACATCTAGCCAggggttttattttatgtatttatttctatgaCAAGGTCTGGGTCTGCATCACAGGTTGGCCTAGACCTTGCAGACATCAAGCCTCCCACATACTGAAATTATAGGCATGTCCCACCCCCCCAGCTGCAAGTGACACATTTCCAATTCCCAGTGCATAGCAGTCTTTGCTGTTTTCATCTAGTGAGATCCTaagctgctgcttctcctggGTGACAGTTGTGCATCACTCTTGTTTTCTTGAGCACCTAGCAG carries:
- the Cfap141 gene encoding cilia- and flagella-associated protein 141 codes for the protein MSIEKMTKVEENLQRAVTLKKTVNRWQNFHTQCLWQMTLDQRRNLYATLRMQDTMEQELALSNKQLLLVRQAALHELFEKEYQQYQQELNRMGKAFYEERL